In Fervidobacterium nodosum Rt17-B1, one genomic interval encodes:
- a CDS encoding MFS transporter: MENLLPMFIIFSYSLVLNSMAPLLKSFKELFEISTFASSLLPFFSLTGTVLSNILVGLYINKLGLKCSLIIGSILTIIGTITVAFGSNYYITLLGMFVFGLSTGFGFTGGTTLLSTSKKANFGFFHGAYGLGGVIAPFVIILVEKSTGNFKNVYFVYSAMFILFSIYAFFRTFPDIKTDTFKLTDIKFAFNDKSFAFFLTLLILYSSAEIGTITWAGTSMKQEFINSFMAYTLFWSLFTIGRFTVNLIAKFVGNLVRINTFTLAIIIILFILTKHPVLFVLSGLFLGPIFPYVQSNGIKSINQKYIPIFNGATYAFTSLGGNIVSTTMGIVLDKSIFIAWLIPLTIVLIIFILSRKCAQNLCN, encoded by the coding sequence ATGGAAAATCTCTTACCTATGTTTATTATCTTCTCATACTCATTAGTTTTGAACTCGATGGCTCCACTTTTGAAATCTTTTAAAGAATTATTTGAGATATCAACTTTTGCATCTTCACTATTACCATTTTTTTCACTAACAGGAACGGTGTTATCAAATATTTTAGTAGGGCTATACATAAATAAATTAGGTCTCAAATGTTCATTGATAATTGGGAGCATTCTTACAATTATCGGAACAATCACAGTTGCATTCGGAAGTAATTACTATATAACACTCCTTGGAATGTTTGTATTTGGACTTTCAACGGGTTTTGGCTTCACAGGAGGAACAACTTTACTTTCGACAAGTAAAAAAGCAAATTTCGGTTTTTTTCATGGCGCGTATGGACTTGGTGGAGTAATTGCACCGTTCGTAATAATTTTAGTTGAAAAAAGCACAGGTAACTTTAAAAATGTCTACTTTGTTTATTCTGCAATGTTCATATTATTTTCAATATACGCATTTTTTAGAACGTTCCCGGATATAAAGACCGATACATTCAAGCTTACCGATATAAAATTTGCGTTCAACGACAAATCATTTGCATTTTTCCTTACTTTGCTTATTCTATATTCTTCCGCAGAAATAGGCACAATCACTTGGGCTGGCACGTCGATGAAACAAGAATTTATAAACTCTTTCATGGCTTACACATTATTTTGGTCTTTATTTACGATTGGAAGGTTTACAGTCAACTTAATCGCAAAATTCGTTGGGAATTTAGTAAGAATCAACACATTTACTCTTGCGATTATAATAATATTATTTATTCTAACTAAACACCCCGTATTATTTGTACTTTCTGGCCTATTTCTTGGTCCAATCTTTCCATACGTTCAAAGTAATGGGATAAAATCTATAAACCAAAAATACATTCCCATATTCAACGGTGCAACGTACGCATTCACATCTTTAGGTGGAAATATAGTAAGCACAACGATGGGAATAGTACTCGATAAAAGTATCTTCATAGCTTGGTTGATACCACTAACAATCGTTTTAATTATCTTTATTTTAAGTAGAAAATGCGCGCAAAATTTATGCAATTAA